A stretch of the uncultured Cohaesibacter sp. genome encodes the following:
- a CDS encoding AAA family ATPase has translation MSEQRAPDSSFELENDLAAFEQEFASAGAEELAEIRPLPRVSIHAFCDTEQIYATIEAIASDRRMARVHLKAVMGGIRSATEFFSEAATPNLILLEANESYEQLVDDLDKLAEVCDVGTKVVLIGHINDVQMYRDLVRRGVSEYIVAPVGQIELIKSLSDLFGSPESDPLGKSVAFIGAKGGVGSSTLAHNIGWSISSKYHQDVIISDFDIAFGTTGLDFNEDPPQTIADAIKAAERLDDQFLERLLTKCSERLSLLTAPAILDQTCDYDGEFFGHMVELLQNSAPFIVMDLPHIWTEWNRQLLLNADEIVITAAPDLANLRNVKNMLDMLGQERRGDKPPHLVINQTGMQKRPEIKAKEFAAALERTDYVEVPFDAATFGMAANNGQMISELGSSAKTAEIFDAIAADITGRSEAPKVSKSLLAPLLSKLKKSK, from the coding sequence CGCTTCCACGCGTGTCGATCCATGCTTTCTGCGATACAGAACAGATTTACGCAACGATCGAGGCTATTGCATCCGACCGGCGGATGGCTCGCGTTCACCTGAAGGCCGTGATGGGCGGCATTCGTTCGGCAACGGAATTCTTCTCCGAAGCCGCGACGCCAAACCTCATTTTGCTGGAAGCCAACGAAAGCTACGAGCAACTGGTCGACGACCTCGACAAACTGGCCGAAGTTTGTGACGTTGGCACCAAGGTTGTGCTGATCGGTCATATCAATGACGTGCAGATGTATCGCGATCTTGTCCGTCGTGGAGTATCGGAATATATCGTCGCACCGGTTGGCCAAATTGAATTGATCAAGTCGCTGAGCGATCTGTTTGGCAGCCCGGAATCGGACCCGCTTGGCAAGTCCGTTGCCTTCATTGGTGCAAAGGGCGGGGTCGGCTCGTCAACACTCGCGCACAATATTGGTTGGTCGATTTCCTCGAAATATCATCAAGATGTGATCATCTCGGACTTCGACATCGCGTTCGGGACGACCGGGCTCGATTTCAACGAAGATCCCCCCCAGACCATTGCTGACGCCATCAAGGCGGCAGAGCGTCTCGATGATCAGTTCCTTGAGCGCCTGCTGACCAAATGCTCTGAACGCCTCAGCCTGCTGACCGCGCCGGCCATTTTGGATCAGACTTGTGATTATGACGGCGAGTTTTTCGGTCACATGGTGGAGTTGCTTCAAAATAGCGCGCCCTTCATCGTGATGGATTTGCCCCATATCTGGACGGAGTGGAACCGTCAGTTGCTGCTCAATGCGGACGAAATTGTCATCACGGCAGCGCCGGATCTGGCAAACTTGCGTAATGTCAAGAACATGCTTGATATGCTTGGCCAAGAGCGTCGCGGTGACAAGCCTCCTCATCTGGTGATCAATCAGACAGGCATGCAGAAACGTCCGGAAATCAAGGCCAAGGAATTCGCAGCCGCTCTTGAGCGGACCGACTATGTCGAAGTTCCTTTCGATGCGGCCACCTTCGGCATGGCAGCAAACAATGGTCAGATGATCAGCGAGCTGGGCTCGAGCGCAAAGACTGCAGAAATTTTCGATGCCATCGCCGCTGACATTACCGGCCGCTCCGAAGCGCCGAAAGTCAGCAAGTCCCTGCTTGCACCATTATTGAGCAAGCTGAAAAAGTCGAAGTAA
- a CDS encoding CpaF family protein, with protein MFGKRGTDGARKAPVAPKPSAGKSEPKKKDDDSYKKAVEVNYEPIEESSQAGRSEQYFDIKTSVFGALIDTIDLAQMARLDAETAREEIRDIVSEIIALKNIVLSIAEQEELLDDICNDVLGYGPLEPLLARDDIADIMVNGAEKTYIETSGKVYLTNVRFRDNGQLMNICQRIVSQVGRRVDESSPICDARLPDGSRVNVIAPPLAIDGPSLTIRKFKKDKLTLDQLVKFGTISPEGAQILKIIGKVRCNLVISGGTGSGKTTLLNCMTNYIETDERIITCEDAAELQLQQPHVVRLETRPPNLEGEGQITMTDLVKNCLRMRPERIIVGEVRGFEAFDLLQAMNTGHDGSMGTLHANSPREALSRMEAMITMGGYDLPTRTIREMIVGSIDVIIQASRLRDGSRRITHITEVTGMEGDVITTQDLFLYEIQGEDANGKIIGKHKSTGIGRPAFWERARYYNEEANLAAALDAAADKDGF; from the coding sequence ATGTTCGGAAAACGTGGAACAGATGGAGCTCGCAAAGCCCCAGTGGCGCCCAAACCTTCTGCTGGCAAATCAGAGCCCAAGAAGAAGGATGACGATTCTTATAAGAAAGCGGTCGAGGTAAATTATGAGCCGATCGAGGAAAGCTCTCAGGCTGGCCGCTCCGAACAGTATTTTGACATCAAGACCTCCGTCTTCGGAGCGCTGATCGATACCATCGATCTGGCCCAGATGGCGCGGTTGGATGCGGAGACGGCGCGCGAGGAAATCCGCGATATCGTCTCCGAAATCATCGCGCTGAAAAATATCGTCCTGTCCATCGCCGAGCAGGAAGAACTGCTTGATGACATTTGTAACGATGTGTTGGGCTATGGCCCGCTGGAACCTTTGCTGGCCCGCGATGACATTGCCGATATCATGGTCAACGGGGCCGAGAAGACCTATATCGAAACCTCGGGAAAGGTCTATCTGACCAACGTCCGTTTCCGCGACAATGGCCAGCTGATGAATATCTGTCAGCGGATCGTGTCACAGGTTGGCCGCCGGGTTGATGAATCAAGCCCGATCTGTGACGCCCGATTGCCCGATGGATCTCGTGTGAACGTGATCGCACCTCCTTTGGCCATCGATGGCCCCAGCCTGACCATTCGTAAATTCAAAAAAGACAAACTGACCCTTGATCAATTGGTCAAATTCGGCACGATTTCGCCCGAAGGGGCGCAGATCCTCAAGATTATCGGCAAGGTTCGCTGTAATCTGGTCATTTCTGGCGGTACTGGTTCGGGCAAGACGACGCTGCTCAATTGCATGACCAACTATATCGAGACAGACGAGCGCATCATCACCTGCGAAGACGCTGCCGAGTTGCAATTGCAGCAGCCCCATGTGGTGCGTCTGGAAACCCGCCCGCCGAACCTCGAAGGCGAGGGTCAGATCACCATGACCGATCTCGTCAAGAACTGTCTGCGTATGCGTCCCGAACGGATCATCGTGGGTGAGGTGCGTGGCTTTGAAGCCTTTGACTTGTTGCAGGCCATGAATACCGGTCACGATGGATCAATGGGCACGCTCCACGCCAACTCTCCGCGTGAGGCTCTGTCCCGTATGGAAGCCATGATCACCATGGGGGGCTATGACTTGCCCACCCGTACGATCCGGGAAATGATTGTCGGATCGATTGATGTGATCATTCAGGCCTCTCGCCTGCGCGATGGATCGCGCCGCATCACCCATATCACGGAAGTCACCGGCATGGAAGGCGACGTGATCACCACCCAGGATCTGTTCCTTTATGAAATTCAGGGTGAAGACGCCAACGGCAAGATCATCGGCAAGCACAAATCCACCGGTATCGGACGCCCGGCTTTCTGGGAGCGGGCTCGATACTATAACGAAGAAGCCAACTTGGCCGCCGCGCTGGATGCGGCAGCCGACAAAGATGGTTTCTGA
- a CDS encoding type II secretion system F family protein: MDLVTGDLFFTIALFLLVVLSVLGIGWGLFYPKLSKDHVRRKRMETISMSRVHLADKRLKSASADRRKDLESNLKKIEEEQKKGIKKKQTLSARLIQAGLEMTPRTFRLYSAICGAVCFLAALIGGMGMLVSIGMGIVGLIGLPHFWLSRKRKKRIKKFVAEFPNAIDVIVRGIRTGLPLGDCIVIASSETAEPVCSEFKRLVDEQAMGLPLSSVVPRLHERVPIAETNFFAIVITIQAQAGGSLSEALGNLSRVLRARAQMKEKIQAMSMEAKASAAIIAAMPFIIGIMTYLTSPDYIMVMLTSSLGHMVMAATLVWMAIGIFMMRAMINFDI, translated from the coding sequence ATGGACTTAGTCACAGGTGACCTGTTCTTCACGATTGCGTTGTTTTTGCTCGTGGTTTTATCCGTGCTTGGCATTGGCTGGGGCTTGTTCTATCCCAAGCTGTCCAAGGATCATGTGCGCCGCAAGCGGATGGAAACCATTTCCATGAGCCGCGTCCATCTCGCCGACAAGCGTCTGAAATCCGCCAGCGCTGATCGCCGCAAGGATCTTGAAAGCAACCTGAAAAAGATCGAGGAAGAACAGAAAAAGGGTATCAAGAAAAAGCAGACCCTGTCCGCCCGCCTCATTCAGGCCGGTTTGGAGATGACACCTCGCACCTTCCGCCTCTATAGCGCAATTTGTGGTGCCGTTTGCTTCCTGGCTGCCTTGATCGGAGGCATGGGGATGCTGGTCTCCATCGGTATGGGCATTGTCGGCTTGATCGGCTTGCCCCATTTCTGGCTCTCCCGCAAACGCAAGAAGCGGATCAAAAAATTCGTCGCCGAATTTCCCAATGCCATTGACGTCATCGTGCGCGGTATCCGTACGGGTCTGCCGCTTGGTGACTGCATTGTTATTGCTTCAAGCGAGACTGCTGAACCAGTTTGCTCCGAATTCAAGCGTCTGGTTGACGAACAGGCCATGGGGCTGCCCTTGTCCAGTGTGGTTCCCCGCTTGCATGAACGCGTGCCAATTGCCGAAACCAATTTCTTCGCAATCGTGATTACCATTCAGGCACAGGCCGGTGGCTCACTGTCGGAAGCTTTGGGCAACCTGTCGCGGGTTCTGCGCGCACGCGCCCAGATGAAGGAAAAAATTCAGGCCATGTCGATGGAAGCCAAGGCGTCGGCGGCGATCATTGCAGCCATGCCATTCATCATCGGTATCATGACCTATTTGACCTCGCCAGATTACATCATGGTGATGCTCACCAGTTCTTTGGGCCATATGGTGATGGCGGCGACTTTGGTGTGGATGGCCATCGGAATCTTCATGATGCGCGCCATGATCAATTTCGACATTTAA